From the genome of Candidatus Nitrospira nitrificans:
GACGTGTTTAAGAAAGTTCTGATTGCCAATCGCGGAGAAATCGCGCTGCGAGTGATCCGCGCTTGTAAAGAACTGGGCATCAAGACCGTGGCCATTCATTCTGAGGCTGATGCGCATGCCCTGCACGTCCGAGCGGCCGAGGAAAAGGTGTGTGTGGGGCCGGCCGAATCGGCATTGAGCTACCGAAATATTCCCAACGTCTTGAGTGCCGCGGAGATTACCGGTGTCGACGCGATCCATCCCGGGTATGGATTTCTGTCGGAGAACGCCCATTTTGCCGAAGTCTGCGAGTCAATCGGCATCAAGTTTATCGGGCCGAGCTCGGACAATATCGCCATGATGGGGGATAAGGCGAAGGCGCGTGAAATCGTGGCGAGGCGAGGCCTACCGGTCACGCCCGGAAGCCCAGGCGAATTGCGCAGCGAGGAGGACGCGTTGCAGGCGGCGCAGAAGATCGGCTTTCCCGTCATTATTAAAGCGACGGCCGGCGGCGGAGGGCGAGGCATGCGCGTCGTCAACAAGGCCGAAGACCTGGGTCGGGCGTTTCAGGCCGCGCAGGCCGAAGCGAAATCGACCTTCGGCAACGACGGGGTATACCTCGAGCGGTACTTTCTCGAGCCGCGCCATATCGAAGTGCAGATCTTGGCCGATCAACATGGTCGGGTGGTGCATCTGGGGGAGCGGGACTGTTCGATTCAACGACGGCATCAAAAGCTGGTCGAAGAAACGCCATCCCCGGTGGTCGATCACAAGCTGCGTCGAGAAATCGGTCGGGTGGCCGTGGAGGCGGTCAAGGCTGCCCATTACCGAAACGTGGGTACCGTCGAATTTTTGCTCGATAAAGACCGAAATTTTTATTTCATGGAAGTGAACACCCGCATCCAGGTCGAGCACCCCATCACTGAAATGGTGACCGGCATCGATTTGATCAAGGAACAGATTCGTCTGGCCGCAGGCCATCCTCTCTCCATTCGCCAACAGGATGTCGTGCTGACCGGACACAGCCTGGAGTGTCGAATTAATGCTGAAGATCCGGAGAAGTTTACGCCATCTCCTGGAACGATCACCAAGTACAGTCCGCCTGGAGGATTCGGGGTGCGGGTCGATTCCGCCATGGAG
Proteins encoded in this window:
- the accC gene encoding acetyl-CoA carboxylase biotin carboxylase subunit — encoded protein: MFKKVLIANRGEIALRVIRACKELGIKTVAIHSEADAHALHVRAAEEKVCVGPAESALSYRNIPNVLSAAEITGVDAIHPGYGFLSENAHFAEVCESIGIKFIGPSSDNIAMMGDKAKAREIVARRGLPVTPGSPGELRSEEDALQAAQKIGFPVIIKATAGGGGRGMRVVNKAEDLGRAFQAAQAEAKSTFGNDGVYLERYFLEPRHIEVQILADQHGRVVHLGERDCSIQRRHQKLVEETPSPVVDHKLRREIGRVAVEAVKAAHYRNVGTVEFLLDKDRNFYFMEVNTRIQVEHPITEMVTGIDLIKEQIRLAAGHPLSIRQQDVVLTGHSLECRINAEDPEKFTPSPGTITKYSPPGGFGVRVDSAMESGSVVVPYYDSLIAKLITHGRDRQESMARMKRALGEFVIEGIKTTLPLHRRILDDPDFQKGHVSTTFLDRFLAG